A genomic window from Desulfurellaceae bacterium includes:
- a CDS encoding type II toxin-antitoxin system RelE/ParE family toxin, with amino-acid sequence MYRLTIRHHAIKALQRMPAREARRVRGALDKLAQDPDRRDIDVARLQGRPGFRLRAGGWRVIFERIERTREINVLRIGPRGDVYKS; translated from the coding sequence ATGTACCGGCTGACGATCAGGCACCACGCCATCAAAGCCCTGCAAAGAATGCCGGCCCGGGAGGCGCGCCGCGTGCGGGGTGCATTGGACAAACTGGCCCAAGACCCGGACCGGCGCGATATTGATGTAGCACGCTTACAGGGCCGCCCAGGCTTTCGGCTGCGGGCTGGCGGCTGGCGCGTCATCTTCGAGCGAATTGAAAGGACGCGTGAGATCAATGTGCTCCGCATCGGCCCGCGTGGCGATGTCTACAAGTCCTAG
- a CDS encoding helix-turn-helix domain-containing protein, which translates to MTKPQIIRDASGKPAFAVLPWREYERLTTASAEAGLRDEALYDRAKTEDEESFPIAVADRLLAGENAVRVYRSHRGMTQQQLAAAAGINALYLSQIERGRRTGSARTLAALATALRIDVDALL; encoded by the coding sequence ATGACAAAACCGCAGATCATCCGCGACGCGAGCGGCAAGCCGGCCTTCGCCGTCCTGCCGTGGCGGGAATACGAACGCTTGACAACAGCCAGCGCCGAGGCGGGACTACGTGATGAAGCGCTGTACGACCGCGCCAAGACCGAGGACGAGGAGTCCTTTCCCATCGCTGTGGCGGACCGTTTGTTGGCGGGCGAGAACGCCGTGCGGGTCTACCGCAGCCATCGTGGTATGACCCAGCAGCAGCTGGCTGCAGCCGCCGGTATCAACGCCCTGTATCTTTCACAGATCGAACGGGGCCGTCGCACCGGTTCGGCTCGGACCCTGGCCGCTCTGGCTACGGCTTTGCGTATCGACGTGGACGCTTTGCTCTGA